Part of the Oncorhynchus masou masou isolate Uvic2021 chromosome 24, UVic_Omas_1.1, whole genome shotgun sequence genome is shown below.
AAAGTAAATAATTTCTGCCTGAATTTAGTTTTTTGTGACAGTATTATAATCATATCTGTACAATACAATAGTTATATTCATTAGTTAAAGATACGGTTTATTTCTTCAAACATATCACAGGTGCCTGAGCAAACTGAGTTATGCAGAGTTAACTAACCAGCGCTGGCAATGCAATGAATGGCTTACTGTGTTTTTTTACTGGTGGATAAGAGACACATCCAGACAACTACATCCCTCTGTGCTTGACCTTTAAGGCAGCTGTCCATCCTATCTGTCACCCACAGTCCAGGTCAGTGACTACTCATGACTTATGCATATGATATAATTCTACATTATATCAACAATTTCATATTATAATCCATTGGTCTGTAACTAGGTACCAACAATGGTGAAATGAGGGCCTCCCGCCTCTCTCCTAGTGGAATAGAGGACAGGTTATTGACTCATCCTGTCATTTGATTATTAATGGATGTTAAGAGGACACAGTTGCATTAAGGGTGAACTTTAGTCATCTAAATGTTGGGATAATAATGTAAAAGTGACATGCAGGATACCTTTGTAATGACTATGGACTTATGGAAAGATGAATTGTTATGTCATTGTCAACTGTTTTTAGGGGGCATTGAAGGACAATGGATCAAACAACAACCCCAACCTGTACACATGACTGACGCCCCTCCAAAGCCCTCTCTACCAACTATGAACTGAACGTGAGACAAGCTTTTGAACACCTCAGCTCCTCTGacaacagcagcaggaggagcacagttgggtaggaggaggagaacgACAAAGAGGAAGATTACAATGGAGAGAGTGGTAAGTTTGCGGAGCGTGACTGGAGCATGCTGAAGCAACTCCTCTCGGACCAGGAGTCCAGTCTTGGCTTCATAAACCCAGTCCCTGAGGACCTAAACCTAGCCCAGTATCTCATCAAGTAGACCCTGTCCGTCTCCCGGGACTGCCTGGACACCCAGCAAACCTTCCTGCTCCACGAGAAGGAGACATTTAAACGCTGGGCAGAGCTCATATCACCACGGGAGGACTCCACAACCAGCATCACTGTGACCAGCTTCTCGCCTGAGTATGCTGCCTCTCCGCAGGGTAGTGGACCATCGGGGAGCTAGAAACTTATCACTGACAAAGCCTATACAGAATTAAGGACTAATGGATCATCTTGGAGTTAGAAACACATCACTTGATTGACAGGTTTAAGGACTAAGGAGACACTATGTTAACTTCTTTCTGGATTTATCAACCTTCTCTCTAGATTCATCAACTAAACAACACTTCTTCTGAGACAGACACTACAACAGTACTTTCTATCAGCGGGACCTGTTACACTTTCTCTCTGGACTTCTGCAACATGTCTATGGTTTactgacatctacagtaccacaATTATTCTGTCTTGATGTTTGAGTCATCCTCTATTTATTGGTTGACTGTCTCATGCTTTTTCTGCTGCTTTTTATGAGCTTTGAGTTTTTTCAGACTCTCAAACTGAACTTGTTTGTTTGCATTCAGTCCCCTtcacagtgcttgacttggactaaAATAGGTTCCAGTACTAATTTTGggtgccggtactgtttatatttatgtaaaggagctccacaataccttTCGATAAGAGGATCAGCTccagtgagctcctgcccaagtcaagctcTGCCCCTTCATCATCTTCAGTTATATCCTTAATAATTAATGGACTGAGAGTTTAGACACAAATAAGGTGTTGTGCATGCGGACATTTATGTCTGTTTAACTGTTTACTTGGTGTTCGCAACCTTCAGaaagaagaaaataaaaaataaatgtttttctcatggctctctacTCATGATGATGGTTAAACAGTGGAGTTTCACAGAAACTAGAGAATATGTTGGTCTGTTGGCTTTATATTCATTGTGTATATGACCATTAAAATGTTTGGTTCTAAATACAATGGTTTCATATTTTGGGGAGGTTGGTGATAGTGAAAATACAATAGCagatcattttttttaaataaacatatAATTTGTGAAATTATATAGATGTTTATTGTACATGTCGGGTTAAAATGAGGGATACACTTGGGCGTTTGTTGCTGTACGTGAAATGACCTAAATGGCGTCACCTTTTTAGGGTCCTGTGACGTCATTGCTCACACCATCACGTGCCTCGTTAGATTCCAGTCAACTCAGCACCGCTCATTCGGACAAAACAGACTTGTTTTGTTATCCAACTTCGCACCATATCTCATTTTGGGTGAATACAGTTAGCTACATACCACCACCTATAATGACTACCAACGGTAATGACAGGACAACTCAATGGAAAACAACAATTATAGTCAGCACATCACTTCAGGTAACGTTTAACACCACAAATGGCTAGCCAAAGAAGTTACTAGCGAGCTAGCTTGGGCAGAAATGGAAAATTGTATAATTGAGTTCTTCCCAATATTGATATGAAGTCACAATGTTGACAATTTGATTATTACAGCTTATTAGATTTCATCAAGATATTACCCATCTAAAACATTACCCTACTAAAACACACAGAATCATGACACATCCAGGATGCTTCTTGCACAGCACCATCGGATCCGATTCTCAGACGCTGTCAAGTCGGGATCCATTGTTTTCCCGCAGTCAGGTAATCATCAATTTGATATTACGTTATTTGATTCATGCTTCAAAGGTACAGTATGTATGCCTATACTAGAGATCCGCAGTTGGTGTCTTTAGGCTATCATATTGCCAATGCCAAGAAGACCGTGTCACAGTGCCACCTACCACCTGTTGTAAGGGGGTTCCCGCCATACACACTGTCCCCTGGGCCTGTCATGACATGAGATACCTTTCAGCTAATTTGGTCTAACTTCAAAAACTGCAGGATTTTGCTCCTATTAAAAGGCTGCAGAAGACTTCTGTCGGGTATTACCTAGATATTTTGTGATAGCCCATTGACTCCCTCATAATCTAGCAAATAAAGCACATAAGCCCAAGGCCAGTCTGCAAAACCAAAGTTGTGTTATAAATGAATGTATATGTGGGTTGTCCAGGTATTGCATTCCTCATAATAAACCCACAAGAACTCCCAGAGAACCTTGAGGAAGCAGGACTGTTTGACCAGATCAAGAAGTTTGTGACGGTTCACCGCAATAGTTTCCTTCTCCTGCAAGCCCCTTTTTATGGGAAGAAGGAACTGGGCATCATGTCAGTGATACAACACAGGTATAGTTATTTTATTATACTTTATAGCAGACTATTTTATTCCTGCCTGGAATGATTCTAACATGTGCAAATGTTATACATTTACAGGCCAATGTGGACTAGTGTAGTTTCACAGTAATTGATCACTCTTCCTCTAAACGATTATCCTACTGTACTGACCCAAATACATTCAAATGACCAGTAGTTTTGAATGATGCAACAATATTTCCGGTCACATGTATATGTTAGTGCTGTGCTTTCATTGTAACTGAGGGATCCTGTGGTCTATTGCAGATTCTTTGGCAGCAATCTCAGAGTTCTACCTGTACGTAACAACACAGAGATAGTCAAGGGGATGCTGACTATAGCCAAAGTAAGGATGAAAGAAGACACCCCTAAGTCCTCACACATTATATTGACATGGATATTAAGTAATAATAATACTGAAAAATGAAAATTAAGATACTTGGCATAGGTTGataaaaaatctaatcaaaatcaaatgttatttgtcacatgcttacttacaggcccttaaccaacaatgcagttcaagaaattaaaaatatttactaaataaactaaagtaaaaaataaaataaaaagtagcacaataaaataactatcaaggctatatacaggggaaaccggtaccgagtcaatgtgcgggggtaaaggtcagtcaaggtcatttgtacatgtaggtaggggtaaagtgactatgcatagataagatATAGTCAATACAAATATGGTTTATAACGATAAAGTTGACACAAAGTTAGGCTACTTTACTTTGCTCAGGGACAATGCACATTAAAAACATTTCTGTCAATGTGCAAGGTTTTTGCCAGCCGGCTAAAGTTGAGAGTTCGAGTTTTCCCCCTGTGATAATGAAAGTGATCTCATCTTCCAGGCCACCAGTAAGCCCCATGTTGACAGCGTGCGGGATCGGATGTCTCTGGCCAGGGCCCACATTATAGAGAGCAGCTCTGTCTGGGAGATGCTCAAGGACATTAAGCTGGGGTGAGCAGCTGGTGCAGAGTGGGGATGCCAGGTCCCCTCAAACCTACCTGTTCATGGTAGGTTAGTGACTCTAATGATTGATTTATGCTAGGTCTGGCATCCGCTGTGTTTACGGTCACAAGCACAGAATGACTTTAACCCAACTGGCATGTGTTTAGTGTGCTTGATATACTCAATGCATCCAATCCTGTATCCAGAAGAATACTATTACTGTATAGATTCAGTAGAAAGTCAATTGAATATCCAGCATTGCAAATAAGTGAAATGAGGCTTAAATAAAGAAATATTTTTTTGTagattgtgtatttattatttattattagcCTGAAACAATCATTTTTAAAAGCATAAGACTCTGAGCCATCTCTGTTGTTAGACAGCAGTCCCCGTTTTCACTTTCTCCTCTGATATCTCCTCAATACGGATCACTAGACTCTCCATCAGGTCAAAGGTCACCAGAGCACACTGCAGTACCTGTGAAGTCAAGATAACTCAGTGCCAATTCaaatgattaaattcaatttgaCAAGCAAGCAAAAACAGCAGTGGTAACGTGGCTATAGTTACCTGATACTGCATCTCTGGGGTCATATCTGATACCATCTTGTTCTTCACAGTCATAGTCTGAACTAATGCAACTCTAGCCTCTCTGGCTTCTGTTAGTGGATGAGAGTCACAATAATACATTGATTTGTGTACACAGTATAACACATGTTGTACATTCTTCCCAGAATAATACACAGTATGTACATATAATACATTTTAATAGATACTGTAGTGTAGAGAGACCTGCTTTCTTACCCTGTGCTTGAATCTTCTTGTCCTCTCTCATGTTCTTAACCTGCCCTGCATAGTAGGCTCTAGAGAGGGCCAGACACACCCTCAGCATCTTCAGGTAGTCATCTTTGATCTTGAACAGCTCCGGCCATATACTTGACTGAAAACATCAGCGTTAGACCATCACCGTGCTGTCTTGTCCCAACCACGTCAACTGACTAGTAGCAAGGTTTAATCTTCTGAGTTATATGAATGTGTCAAAAACACTCACTGTCTGCTGCCAGTCCATGTCCCGCATATGCAGGTAGCGTAACAGATTGAGAGACTCCATTACCCTAAGGTAGAGATGGACAAAgaatactatactgaacaaaaatataaacgcaacatacaacaatttcaaagattttactgcattacagttcatataaggaaatcagtgaatttaaataaattcattagcacttcacatgactgggaaaacaAATGcacctgttggtcacagataccttctCGTTACAGATcccgtcacggtatctctgtgtattcaaataaccatcgataaaatgcagttgtgttcattgtccttagttaatgcctgcccataccataacccttccgccaccatggggcgctctgttcacaacaatgacatcagcaaaccgctcgcccacacaacgccatacacatggtctgaggTTATGAGGccgtggtctgaggttgtgagttgtttgaacgtactgccaaattctctaaaacgatgttggagccAGCTTATGGTAGATACAtttacattaaattctctggcaacagctctggtggacattcctgccaacagcatgccaattgcacgctgcctcaaaacttgacacatttgtggcattgtgttgtgtaaaaaaactgcacattttagccttttattgtcccgagcacaaggtgcacctgtgtaatgatggtgctgtttaatcagcttcttgatatgccacaactttcaggtggatggattatcttagcaaaggagaaatgctcactaacagggatttaaacaaatctgtgcacaacatttttgataaataagctttttgtgcatatggaacatttctgggatcttttatttcagctcatgaaacatgggaccaacattaaataaataaaaatgttacgtttatatttttgttcagtgtatattatattgtCTGTGTTTCAATCGGACATTACAAGTTGACAACAGTCAGCTGATGTTGACCTATTTACTACAGTCTATGTTTTAAACTGGATGGAGAGTTGATTAATCAATTATGTCTTGTTGGCTAAGAATGCTATCTCCATTGTTAGAAAGAAAGGGATTCTAGGAATGAAACCTGAACTTCATTAGAGAATAGATCTGTTCCGTAGTCCATGTTCCATCTGCCTTATGCTGGGCACCAGATATATGTGGCTAGAATATGCAGCTTTCTACTGCAGTATTAATGACCAGATAAGGGACCAGTCACAGCTTGTAGAGGGGCAAGGCAGGCTCACCAGTCCAGGGTTTGTATTTTAGACTACAGAGAGGTATCAGGATTGCTTAGACAGATCCTATGGGCCAgcttcccagacacagattaagcctagtcctagaAAAAGTATGCACACTGCTCTCCATTGACAGtgttttttagtccaggactaggtttaATCTGTATCCAGGTAACCGGCCCTAAATTTAGGGAGAGGACAAACGGTACTAACCTGTCCATACTGTTCAGCAGGTCTGTTTCTGGGCCCCGTGGGAAACAGAGAACCAGTCTCAGTAGGGGCAAAACCTGGATTCCCATAAACCATTCATTCTCATGACCTGGCTAGAGATAACAAGGAGAATAACACAATTATAGGTTGCACTGTATACACCTTTTCTAATGCAATGAAATGGAGCTACTGTCCTGTTTATCAAAATGTCTTCTACTACggtgcattcaaaaagtattcagacccattgactttttccacattttattacattacagccttattctaaaatggatttaattgttttttctcccctcatcaatctacacacaataccccataatgacaaagcaaaaacaggtttttagaaatgaaaTATTATACTTAGGTAAATATTATTATATTTACCTAAGTATAATATtatatttacctaagtattcagaccctttactcagtactttgttgaagcaccttttgcagtgattacagccttgagtcttcttgggtatgacgctacaagcttggcacacctgtatttggggagtttctcccattcttctctgcagatcctctcaaactttgtaaggttggatggggagcgtcgctgcacagatattttcaggtctccagagatgtttgatcgggtttaagtccgggctctggctgggccactcaaggactgtcttggctgtgtgcttagggtcgttgtcctgttggaaggtgaaccttcgccccagtctgaggtgctaaacgctctggagcaagttttcgtcaaggatctctctgtactttgctccattcatctttccctcgatcctgactcgtcttccagtccctgccgctgaaaaacatccccacagcatgatgctgccaccaccatgcttcaccgtagggatggtgccaggtttcacttggcattcaatcttggtttcatcagaccagagaatcttgtttttcatggtctgagagtctttaggtgccttttggcgaaatccaagcgggctgtcatgtgccttttactgaggagtggctcccgtctggccactaccttaaaggcctgattggtggagtgctgcagagatggttgtccttctggaaggttctcccatctccacagaggaactttgaaGCTCTGTCAgcatgaccatcgggttcttgttcacctccctgaccaaggcccttctcccccgattgctcagtttggccgtttaggaagagtcttggtggtttcaaacttcttccatttaagaatgttggaggccactgtgttcttggggaccttcaatgctgcagacatttttttggtacccttccccagatctgtgcctggaaCACAATCCTGGCTTAGAGTTCTACGGATAAttctttcaacctcatggcttggtttttgctctgacatgcactgtcaaatcaaatccaataataattatcacatgcgctgaatacaacaggtgtagaccttacagtgaaatgcttacttacaagcccttaaccaacaatgctttttTTCAAAAaagttaagtaaaaaaatataaaataaaagtaacaaataattaaacagcagcagtaaaataacaagtgaggctgtatacagagagTTCCAGTACAGGGACTGGGATCCGGGACCGCTTgttgtgcagtagcagagagaacagtctatgactaggttggctggagtctttgacaatttttagggccttcctctgacaccgcctgatatagaggtcctggatggcaggaagcttggccccagtgatgtactgagccatacacgccaccctctgtagtgccttgcggtcagaggccgagcagtttccataccaggcagtgatgcaaccagtcaggatgctctcgatggtgcagctgtagaaccttttgaggatctgaggacccattacAAATCATttaagtctcctgagggggaataggctttgtcgtgccctcttcacgactgtcttagtgtgtttggaccatgatagtttgatggtgatgtggacaccaaggaacttgaagctctcaacttgttccactacagccccgttgatgagaatgggggcgtgctcgggcctccttttcctgtagtccacactcatctcatttgtcttgatcatgttgatggATTGGGACCtcttcaactgtgggaccttatagacagatgtgtgcctttccaaatcacatcCAATCAATTTAATATACCACATTTGCTCCAATCAGGTTGtagatctcaaggatgatcaatgtaaacaggatgcacctgagctcaatttagagtcttatagcaaagggtctgaatacttatgtaaataaggtatttctgttttttatttttaataaattagcgcAAAAAAAACTAAACCTCTTTTCACTTTGtgattattgggtattgtgtgtagagatTGATAAGGAATAGttcttaatcaattttagaataaggctgcaacttAGCATGTGGAGaaatggaaggggtctgaatactttccgaatgcactgtatatcttaCCTTCAAGGAGAGCTCAATCTGATTTTTGATGTTCTTTATAATGTAACCCTCTACTCCGGCATGGCAACTGGTTTTTATCATACACCTACGATAAGAAATCAGGATATTCAAGATGTTTCTAATACCATGTGGTCCTGCGGTCCTCCCTGGTGAAAGTTTTGGTtcttgccctagcactacacagctgattcaaataagcaaagcttgatgatgagttgattatttaaatcagctgtgtagtgctagggcaaaaactaaACATGCACGGGGGGTACTGCTATAGAGTACTACAGATTCATCCATTGCGGaccacatacaggctatacagtatTCTCACCTGAAGAATTTGTGCTTAGCCTCAGGTCCCAATTTATCTATGAAGAGCTGAAGAACTTTAAACCCTTGTTCTCTCTGGTAATGGGAGAAATGAGTTATTATGCTAACAGGTACATAGTAATAATAGTAAACATTAGTAATAATTTCAATTGGTTTTATTCATGCAGGAGTTTTATTAAATTACCAAATGCTGAATTGGACACACAGTCAGGATCTGCACCAAGTGCTGCATTTCCacacaacaaaaaacacaaatcACAAATTATTATCATTACGTCTGTTACATATGCATCTGTTTAGCTGCTTCTGGTATGTAGTCAGACTCACCTGTGGAACACTGTAAAATGACTTTAGGTCCAGCAGTTCAACTGGGAGGCTGttatcctccactctctccaagCTTTTTGTATATAATTCCTGAGTGATCGAGCATGGAGAAGAATACTTAGCAATACTTACTACTCAGAGAATTCACTCAATATAGTATTTGGAAGATTTGAAATCAATTTATCCTTACCAGGCCTTTGAGTAGGAATGATTCTTCCTTTCTATTTTAGGAAAGAAAACATCTTGTTTAGAGGAACACACTATATCTTAAACCAATGTTTTATTATCATGTAAGAACAGTATAGCTCTGAAAACATACCTACTCAGTAGGAGGTCAATATATTCCATATTACACTGCAGGACAAACACAGGGCTGAGAGATCAACAAAATAATATTAATACTATTATATGTTTCAAACATAGTTATCACCCCATATCTTCAATAATACGGTTATTCAGAACCTTTCTACTGTTTTTCACCTGAAAACTGCTGGAAAGCTCTCGATGGTGATGAGCTGGACAAAGAGCAGGTATGCCAGACAGGCCCGTGACTCCTGGGCTTTAGTACTGTCTGTCAGGAGGCCAgactcctccctcttcttcagAGCCTTGTAGAACAGGAGGCCTGGGAGAGGCTCCTGGATGGCTGGTAGGGTGGCCTAGGATCAAAAACACAATGTAGTCTTGTTTTAGCTAGGTTCTTATTAAAATTGTCTATTTTAAGGTTGATTGCCTTGTTTGATAGTCTCGCCGGACTGTCTGGAAAATGCAGTAGAAAAAGAGCTAACCCTTAGTGTCGTGTGCAGAGCCATTTCAAAGGCCGTGACTCTATCAAGTAGGCCCGGATTACTTACCAGTATGTCTGTAGCAAAGTGCCATAGGGGAGACTGTTTATGGATGTCTATAGCCTGGTCAAGCTGTGCCTGAAGGAGTGGCTCCCTCAAGCTCCCCATGCAACTGTAGAGAGAAGAATAATATGCATTACAGATCAACAAACCGGTGTCAGTATCTTCTACTCTCCTGATTATAACCTGGCCAATAACTACATCTGATTGATACATTTTGGTGCTCCTTTTAGCAACATTAATATCCAAC
Proteins encoded:
- the LOC135513070 gene encoding protein SPO16 homolog encodes the protein MTTNGNDRTTQWKTTIIVSTSLQNHDTSRMLLAQHHRIRFSDAVKSGSIVFPQSGIAFLIINPQELPENLEEAGLFDQIKKFVTVHRNSFLLLQAPFYGKKELGIMSVIQHRFFGSNLRVLPVRNNTEIVKGMLTIAKATSKPHVDSVRDRMSLARAHIIESSSVWEMLKDIKLG
- the LOC135513062 gene encoding glomulin-like translates to MADQLQDVIQRWRKAVVEEGLRPEDHELFQNAGLAYINQGDTTQLLDFIQDEKNQGIVESMGCGLVASLVAEVLKRKKSSSTCKAVITHLAETCSPMELMLIFLGQVDDLHPDLIADTIVLMAPHLQTVLLRLGEEKAPWVGLALAALQKQVSRLPVPYTKEQEVEDAYGLCRCCSALARFMEPFVEEVKRRDNSEDGGTASDNQLKTELLKFCMGSLREPLLQAQLDQAIDIHKQSPLWHFATDILATLPAIQEPLPGLLFYKALKKREESGLLTDSTKAQESRACLAYLLFVQLITIESFPAVFSPVFVLQCNMEYIDLLLSRKEESFLLKGLELYTKSLERVEDNSLPVELLDLKSFYSVPQHLVQILTVCPIQHLREQGFKVLQLFIDKLGPEAKHKFFRCMIKTSCHAGVEGYIIKNIKNQIELSLKPGHENEWFMGIQVLPLLRLVLCFPRGPETDLLNSMDRVMESLNLLRYLHMRDMDWQQTSSIWPELFKIKDDYLKMLRVCLALSRAYYAGQVKNMREDKKIQAQEAREARVALVQTMTVKNKMVSDMTPEMQYQVLQCALVTFDLMESLVIRIEEISEEKVKTGTAV